Proteins from one Salmonella bongori NCTC 12419 genomic window:
- the denD gene encoding D-erythronate dehydrogenase gives MQIIITGGGGFLGQKLANAILNSSLAFNELLLVDLKMPARLSDSPRLRCLEADLTQPGVIESLITDKTSVVYHLAAIVSSHAEEDFDLGWQVNLDLTRNLLEACRRQTQNVRFVFSSSLAVYGGALPDCVTDATALTPRSSYGAQKAACELLVNDYTRKGYVDGLALRLPTICVRPGKPNRAASSFVSAIIREPLQGETTICPVSENLRLWISSPATVIRNLLLAATLPTPGEAQGINLPGISVTVGEMLDALRKAGGQTARDRVTYQRDEGVERIVASWPGRIDNQRALALGFTVDNTFDDIIERFRQDDMETSS, from the coding sequence ATGCAGATTATTATTACCGGCGGGGGCGGCTTTTTAGGCCAGAAACTCGCGAACGCCATTTTAAATTCATCGCTGGCGTTTAACGAACTGCTTCTTGTGGATTTGAAAATGCCTGCACGGTTATCAGACTCGCCTCGTCTGCGCTGCCTGGAAGCGGATTTAACGCAGCCTGGCGTCATTGAGTCGCTGATTACCGATAAAACCTCCGTTGTTTACCACCTCGCCGCCATTGTCAGCAGCCACGCGGAAGAGGATTTCGATCTTGGCTGGCAGGTTAATCTGGATCTGACCCGCAACCTGCTTGAGGCCTGTCGTCGGCAGACGCAGAACGTTCGTTTCGTCTTCTCCAGCTCGCTGGCCGTTTATGGCGGTGCGCTGCCGGATTGCGTTACCGACGCTACCGCGCTTACCCCGCGCTCGTCCTACGGCGCGCAAAAAGCTGCCTGTGAACTGTTGGTTAATGACTATACCCGCAAAGGCTACGTCGACGGGCTGGCGCTGCGCCTGCCAACCATCTGCGTACGCCCCGGCAAACCCAATCGCGCCGCCTCCTCGTTCGTGAGCGCTATCATACGTGAACCCTTACAGGGTGAGACGACGATATGCCCGGTGTCGGAGAATCTGCGTTTGTGGATTTCCAGCCCGGCGACGGTTATCCGTAATCTGCTGCTTGCCGCAACCTTACCCACACCGGGCGAGGCGCAAGGCATTAACCTGCCGGGGATCAGCGTCACCGTGGGGGAGATGCTGGATGCGCTGCGTAAGGCGGGCGGCCAGACCGCGCGCGATCGGGTAACGTATCAGCGTGATGAAGGCGTGGAGAGAATTGTTGCCTCCTGGCCTGGACGTATCGATAACCAACGTGCGCTGGCGCTGGGTTTCACCGTTGATAATACCTTTGATGACATTATCGAACGCTTTCGGCAAGACGATATGGAGACGAGCTCATGA
- a CDS encoding HPr family phosphocarrier protein translates to MPRFAANLSMMFTEVPFIERFAAAADAGFQAVEFLFPYDVAASEIKARLSHHHLTLALFNTTAGDIAAGEWGRAALPGREQEARADIDQALEYAIALECEQVHIMAGVVPDGADAAHFRATFINNLRYAADRFAAHDKRILIEALSPGIKPGYLFSSQYQALDIAREVNRPNIFIQLDTFHAQKVDGNLTHLIREYAGRYAHVQIASLPDRHEPDDGEINYPWLFRLFDDIGYRGWIGCEYHPRNTTRDGLGWFNAWR, encoded by the coding sequence ATGCCACGTTTTGCCGCCAATTTGTCGATGATGTTTACCGAAGTGCCGTTTATCGAGCGTTTTGCCGCCGCTGCTGACGCCGGATTTCAGGCTGTCGAATTTCTGTTTCCCTACGACGTTGCCGCCAGCGAAATTAAAGCCCGGCTGTCGCACCATCATTTGACTCTGGCGCTGTTTAACACCACCGCGGGCGATATTGCGGCGGGCGAATGGGGGCGCGCTGCGTTACCAGGACGCGAGCAGGAGGCGCGCGCCGATATCGACCAGGCCCTGGAATACGCGATTGCGCTGGAGTGCGAGCAGGTGCACATCATGGCGGGCGTGGTGCCAGACGGTGCTGACGCCGCCCACTTTCGCGCCACGTTTATCAATAACCTGCGTTACGCCGCCGACCGTTTTGCCGCGCACGATAAACGTATTTTGATCGAAGCGCTCAGCCCCGGCATAAAACCAGGCTACCTCTTCTCCAGCCAGTATCAGGCGCTGGACATCGCCCGCGAGGTTAACCGGCCTAATATTTTTATTCAGCTTGATACTTTCCACGCACAAAAAGTGGACGGCAATTTGACGCACCTGATCCGCGAGTACGCGGGTCGCTATGCCCATGTACAAATCGCCTCTCTCCCCGATAGACATGAACCGGATGATGGCGAAATTAACTACCCGTGGCTGTTCCGCCTGTTTGATGACATCGGTTATCGCGGCTGGATCGGCTGTGAGTATCACCCACGGAATACCACCCGGGACGGGCTTGGCTGGTTCAACGCCTGGCGCTAA
- the otnC gene encoding 3-oxo-tetronate 4-phosphate decarboxylase, whose product MSASIHEEQALREEMVTIAASFFQRGYATGSAGNLSLLLPDGNILATPTGSCLGNLDPQRLSKVNQQGEWLSGDKPSKEVRFHLALYHNNPRCKAVVHLHSCWSTALSCLEGLDPHNVIRPFTPYVVMRMGNIPLVPYYRPGDERIARDLAALAADHQAFLLANHGPVVCGENLQEAANNTEELEETAKLIFILGERPIRYLTAEEIAQLRR is encoded by the coding sequence ATGAGCGCATCGATCCATGAAGAGCAGGCCCTGCGTGAAGAGATGGTGACGATTGCCGCCTCGTTTTTCCAGCGCGGCTACGCCACCGGCTCGGCAGGCAATCTCTCGCTGTTACTGCCGGATGGCAACATTCTGGCGACCCCCACCGGCTCATGCCTCGGCAATCTCGATCCGCAGCGCCTGTCAAAGGTTAACCAGCAGGGCGAATGGCTGAGCGGAGATAAACCGTCGAAAGAGGTACGTTTTCACCTTGCGCTGTATCACAACAATCCACGCTGCAAAGCCGTAGTGCATTTGCATAGCTGCTGGTCAACGGCGCTTTCCTGTCTGGAAGGACTGGATCCCCACAACGTTATCCGCCCGTTCACACCTTACGTGGTGATGCGTATGGGGAATATACCGTTGGTTCCTTACTATCGCCCGGGCGATGAACGTATCGCCCGAGATTTGGCCGCCTTAGCCGCCGATCATCAGGCATTTTTACTGGCTAACCACGGTCCGGTGGTATGCGGAGAGAATCTTCAGGAGGCCGCCAATAATACCGAGGAGCTGGAAGAGACGGCAAAGCTGATTTTTATCCTCGGCGAACGCCCGATTCGTTATTTAACCGCCGAAGAAATTGCGCAGTTAAGGAGATAA
- the otnK gene encoding 3-oxo-tetronate kinase: MLKIGVIADDFTGATDIASFLVENGMPTVQMNDVPTGERPEGCDAVVISLKTRACPPQEAIKQSLAALAWLRQQGCQQLYFKYCSTFDSTAEGNIGPVTDALMVALDTSFTVISPALPVNGRTVYQGYLFVMNQLLAESGMRHHPINPMMDSHLPRLMEAQSQGRCGVIPAQVLDDGVEATRAALSRLQQEGYRYAVLDALNERHLEIQGEVLRDAPLVTGGSGLAIGLARQWADGATHRPCAAAYPLPGRTVVLSGSCSQMTNRQVAHYRQLAPTHDVDVARCLSPDAREAYAGELVQWVFHQDSELAPLVSATAPAQALAAIQQQYGAAEASHAVEALFSLLTARLAEGGISRFIVAGGETSGVVTQRLGISGFHIGPSISPGVPWVNALHAPISLALKSGNFGDEAFFSRAQQEFPQ, encoded by the coding sequence ATGTTAAAAATTGGCGTGATTGCCGATGACTTTACCGGCGCGACTGATATCGCCAGCTTTCTGGTCGAAAATGGTATGCCCACGGTACAGATGAATGACGTGCCAACCGGCGAGCGACCGGAAGGCTGCGATGCGGTGGTCATCAGCCTGAAAACCCGCGCCTGCCCGCCGCAGGAGGCGATAAAACAGTCGCTGGCGGCGCTGGCGTGGCTGCGACAACAGGGCTGCCAGCAACTCTATTTTAAATATTGCTCCACCTTTGACAGCACCGCCGAAGGCAATATCGGCCCGGTCACCGATGCGTTAATGGTGGCGCTGGATACCTCGTTTACCGTCATCTCTCCTGCGTTGCCGGTAAACGGACGCACCGTGTATCAGGGCTACCTGTTTGTAATGAACCAACTGCTGGCAGAGTCGGGTATGCGCCATCACCCGATAAACCCGATGATGGACAGTCACCTACCGCGTCTGATGGAAGCACAATCGCAGGGACGCTGTGGAGTGATCCCGGCGCAGGTGCTCGATGACGGCGTGGAAGCAACCCGTGCAGCGCTCTCTCGCCTGCAGCAGGAAGGCTATCGTTACGCGGTACTTGACGCGCTCAATGAGCGACATCTGGAAATCCAGGGCGAGGTTTTGCGTGATGCCCCGCTGGTCACCGGCGGTTCCGGTCTGGCGATCGGCCTGGCGCGTCAGTGGGCAGACGGCGCCACGCATCGCCCCTGCGCCGCAGCCTACCCGCTGCCCGGACGCACCGTCGTCCTTTCGGGCTCGTGCTCACAAATGACCAATCGCCAGGTCGCACATTATCGCCAGCTTGCGCCAACACATGACGTGGACGTGGCGCGCTGCCTGTCACCCGACGCTCGCGAGGCCTACGCCGGGGAGCTGGTGCAGTGGGTATTCCATCAGGATAGCGAGCTTGCGCCGCTCGTCAGCGCCACCGCGCCAGCTCAGGCGCTGGCCGCTATCCAGCAGCAATATGGCGCAGCCGAAGCCAGCCACGCAGTAGAAGCGCTCTTTTCATTGTTAACCGCTCGATTAGCCGAGGGCGGCATCAGCCGATTTATCGTGGCGGGAGGTGAAACCTCAGGCGTGGTGACGCAACGTCTTGGGATTAGCGGTTTTCATATTGGCCCATCGATTTCCCCCGGCGTACCGTGGGTGAATGCGCTCCACGCGCCGATATCTCTGGCGCTCAAATCAGGCAATTTTGGCGATGAGGCCTTTTTCTCTCGCGCACAACAGGAGTTCCCGCAATGA
- the ltnD gene encoding L-threonate dehydrogenase, translating into MTMGQDFHVGIVGLGSMGMGAARSCLRAGLATWGADLNSDACASLVADGARGAVANAREFAANLDAVVILVVNAAQVKQVLFGETGIASLMKPGSAVMISSTISSADAVEIAAALAALDLLMLDAPVSGGAGKAAQGEMTVMASGSEAAFARLQPVLDAVADKVYRISDTPGAGSTVKIIHQLLAGVHIAAAAEAMALASRAGIPLDVMYDVVTHAAGNSWMFENRMQHVVDGDYTPRSAVDIFVKDLALVTDTAKALRFPLPLASTALTMFTSASNAGYGKEDDSAVIKIFSGITLPGVTPEEPSC; encoded by the coding sequence ATAACAATGGGACAGGACTTTCATGTCGGCATTGTGGGGCTGGGCTCAATGGGCATGGGCGCTGCGCGTTCTTGTCTGCGAGCCGGGCTTGCCACCTGGGGCGCCGACCTTAACTCAGACGCCTGCGCCAGCCTGGTCGCTGACGGCGCGCGCGGTGCGGTAGCCAACGCCAGGGAGTTTGCCGCTAACCTCGACGCTGTAGTGATTCTGGTGGTCAACGCCGCCCAGGTCAAACAAGTGCTGTTTGGCGAGACGGGCATCGCGTCGTTAATGAAGCCCGGCAGTGCGGTAATGATCTCATCAACGATTTCCAGCGCTGATGCCGTGGAGATCGCCGCCGCGCTGGCAGCGTTGGATCTCCTTATGCTGGATGCACCGGTTTCCGGCGGTGCCGGGAAAGCGGCGCAGGGGGAGATGACGGTGATGGCCTCCGGAAGCGAAGCGGCATTTGCCCGCCTGCAGCCAGTACTGGACGCTGTTGCTGACAAAGTATACCGCATCAGCGATACGCCTGGCGCAGGCTCAACGGTCAAAATCATTCATCAACTGCTGGCTGGCGTGCATATTGCCGCCGCCGCCGAAGCGATGGCGCTGGCGTCGCGTGCCGGGATCCCGCTTGACGTAATGTATGACGTCGTCACCCATGCCGCTGGCAACTCCTGGATGTTTGAGAACCGTATGCAGCACGTTGTTGATGGCGACTATACCCCGCGTTCCGCTGTTGATATTTTCGTCAAAGATTTAGCGCTGGTAACCGATACCGCGAAAGCGCTGCGCTTTCCTTTGCCGCTGGCCTCTACGGCCTTAACGATGTTTACCAGTGCCAGCAATGCCGGCTATGGCAAAGAGGACGATAGCGCGGTGATCAAAATTTTCTCGGGGATTACTTTACCCGGCGTCACGCCTGAGGAGCCATCATGTTAA
- the ygbI gene encoding DNA-binding transcriptional repressor YgbI produces MIPTERRQIILDMVAEKGVVSIAELTDRMHVSHMTIRRDLQKLEQQGAVVQVSGGVQSATRVAHEPSHQLKTELATPQKAAIGKLAASLVQPESCIYLDAGTTTLAIAQHLVTMDKLTVVTNDFVIADYLMNNSACTIIHTGGAVCRENRSCVGEAAATLLRSLMIDQAFISASSWNVRGISTPAEDKVTVKRAVASASRQKILVCDATKYGQVATWLALPLAEFNQIVTDDGLPESAIRALAKVDISLLMAKK; encoded by the coding sequence TTGATACCCACAGAGCGTCGACAAATTATTCTTGATATGGTGGCGGAGAAAGGCGTTGTCAGTATTGCCGAGCTGACAGACCGTATGCACGTATCGCACATGACCATTCGCCGTGATTTGCAGAAGCTGGAACAGCAAGGGGCCGTGGTGCAGGTTTCCGGCGGGGTGCAGTCTGCTACGCGCGTGGCGCATGAGCCTTCACACCAGCTCAAAACGGAACTGGCAACCCCACAAAAAGCGGCAATCGGTAAACTGGCGGCCAGTCTGGTTCAGCCAGAAAGCTGTATCTATCTTGATGCAGGCACCACCACACTGGCGATTGCGCAACATCTCGTCACAATGGATAAGCTGACGGTAGTGACCAATGATTTTGTCATCGCAGACTATCTGATGAATAACAGTGCTTGCACAATTATTCACACCGGCGGAGCGGTATGCCGGGAAAACCGCTCGTGTGTGGGGGAAGCGGCGGCAACGTTGTTACGCAGCTTAATGATTGATCAGGCTTTCATTTCCGCCTCGTCATGGAATGTGCGCGGTATATCGACGCCGGCAGAAGACAAAGTGACGGTGAAACGTGCCGTTGCCAGCGCCAGTCGACAAAAAATTCTGGTGTGCGACGCGACCAAATACGGCCAGGTCGCGACGTGGCTGGCGTTACCGTTGGCGGAATTCAACCAAATCGTCACCGATGACGGCTTGCCGGAAAGCGCAATTCGGGCGCTGGCCAAAGTGGATATCTCACTGCTGATGGCCAAAAAATAG
- a CDS encoding MarR family winged helix-turn-helix transcriptional regulator has product MELRNTAFHLLRQLFQQHTARWQHELPELTKPQYAVMRVIAEHPGIEQVDLTEAAVSTKATLAEMLSRMENRGLVKRENDPLDKRRRFVYLTVQGQTLLAAAIPLGDRVDDEFLGRLSDEEREQFTQLVRKMIT; this is encoded by the coding sequence ATGGAGTTACGAAACACCGCGTTTCATCTGTTACGCCAACTTTTTCAGCAACATACCGCACGCTGGCAGCATGAACTACCGGAACTCACCAAACCTCAATATGCGGTGATGCGCGTTATTGCTGAACATCCAGGTATTGAACAGGTCGATCTGACCGAAGCGGCGGTCAGCACTAAAGCGACGCTGGCGGAGATGTTAAGCCGGATGGAAAATCGTGGACTGGTAAAGCGAGAAAACGATCCGCTGGATAAACGTCGGCGTTTTGTCTATCTCACCGTTCAGGGCCAAACGTTGCTCGCCGCCGCGATACCACTGGGGGATCGCGTTGACGATGAGTTTTTGGGGCGATTGAGCGATGAAGAACGCGAACAGTTTACGCAACTGGTACGCAAGATGATAACGTAA
- a CDS encoding non-oxidative hydroxyarylic acid decarboxylases subunit C translates to MAFDDLRSFLQALDDQGQLLKISEEVNAEPDLAAAANATGRIGDGAPALWFDNIRGFTDARVAMNTIGSWQNHAISLGLPPNTPVKKQIDEFIRRWDNFPVAPERRANPGWAENTVDGDAINLFDILPLFRLNDGDGGFYLDKACVVSRDPLDPDNFGKQNVGIYRMEVKGKRKLGLQPVPMHDIALHLHKAEERGEDLPIAITLGNDPIITLMGATPLKYDQSEYEMAGALRESPYPIATAPLTGFDVPWGSEVILEGVIESRKREIEGPFGEFTGHYSGGRNMTVVRIDKVSYRTKPIFESLYLGMPWTEIDYLMGPATCVPLYQQLKAEFPEVQAVNAMYTHGLLAIISTKKRYGGFARAVGLRAMTTPHGLGYVKMVIMVDEDVDPFNLPQVMWALSSKVNPAGDLVQLPNMSVLELDPGSSPAGITDKLIIDATTPVAPDNRGHYSQPVVDLPETKAWAEKLTAMLANRK, encoded by the coding sequence ATGGCATTTGATGATTTGCGCAGCTTTTTACAGGCGCTGGACGACCAGGGGCAATTGCTGAAAATCAGCGAAGAAGTGAATGCGGAGCCGGATCTCGCCGCCGCTGCCAACGCAACGGGACGAATCGGCGACGGTGCGCCTGCGTTATGGTTTGACAATATTCGCGGCTTTACCGATGCCCGCGTGGCGATGAACACCATCGGTTCCTGGCAGAACCATGCCATCTCGTTAGGGCTACCGCCTAACACGCCGGTCAAAAAGCAAATCGATGAATTTATTCGCCGCTGGGACAATTTTCCGGTAGCGCCGGAACGCCGGGCGAATCCGGGCTGGGCGGAAAATACTGTCGACGGCGACGCGATCAATCTGTTTGATATCCTGCCGCTATTTCGCCTAAATGATGGCGATGGCGGATTCTATCTGGACAAAGCCTGCGTGGTGTCCCGCGATCCACTTGATCCCGATAACTTTGGCAAACAGAATGTCGGCATCTACCGCATGGAAGTCAAAGGCAAGCGTAAACTCGGTCTGCAACCAGTACCAATGCACGATATCGCGCTACACCTGCATAAAGCTGAAGAGCGAGGCGAAGATCTGCCGATTGCGATCACGCTCGGTAACGATCCGATCATTACCCTGATGGGGGCAACGCCGCTGAAATACGATCAGTCGGAGTACGAAATGGCGGGAGCGCTGCGTGAAAGCCCGTACCCGATCGCCACCGCGCCGCTGACCGGTTTTGATGTACCGTGGGGCTCGGAAGTAATCCTTGAAGGGGTGATCGAAAGCCGCAAACGCGAGATTGAAGGTCCGTTTGGCGAGTTCACCGGCCACTATTCCGGTGGGCGCAACATGACTGTGGTGCGTATCGATAAAGTTTCTTACCGCACGAAGCCGATTTTTGAATCGCTCTATCTGGGAATGCCGTGGACGGAAATCGACTACCTGATGGGCCCGGCGACCTGCGTACCGCTGTATCAGCAGCTGAAAGCGGAATTTCCGGAAGTGCAGGCGGTGAATGCCATGTACACCCACGGTCTGCTGGCCATTATTTCCACCAAAAAACGCTACGGCGGCTTTGCTCGCGCGGTGGGGCTACGGGCGATGACCACGCCGCACGGCCTGGGCTACGTGAAGATGGTGATTATGGTTGATGAAGACGTAGACCCGTTTAACCTGCCGCAGGTGATGTGGGCGCTGTCGTCGAAGGTTAACCCGGCAGGCGATTTAGTTCAGTTACCGAATATGTCGGTGCTCGAGTTGGATCCTGGCTCAAGCCCGGCAGGGATCACCGATAAGCTAATTATTGATGCTACGACGCCGGTTGCGCCGGATAACCGTGGGCACTACAGCCAGCCGGTTGTAGATTTACCGGAAACCAAAGCCTGGGCTGAAAAACTGACCGCCATGTTGGCCAACCGTAAGTAA
- a CDS encoding non-oxidative hydroxyarylic acid decarboxylases subunit D, producing MICPRCADEHIEVMATSPVKGIWTVHQCQHCLYTWRDTEPLRRISREHYPQAFRMTQKDIDNAPMVPGIPPLLAEDKR from the coding sequence ATGATTTGTCCACGTTGTGCCGATGAGCATATTGAAGTGATGGCGACTTCGCCGGTGAAAGGGATATGGACGGTACATCAATGTCAGCATTGTCTGTATACCTGGCGCGATACCGAACCGCTACGCCGCATCAGCCGCGAACACTATCCGCAAGCGTTTCGTATGACGCAAAAAGATATTGATAACGCGCCGATGGTACCTGGTATCCCGCCGCTGCTGGCGGAAGATAAACGCTAA
- the rpoS gene encoding RNA polymerase sigma factor RpoS, translated as MSQNTLKVHDLNEDAEFDENGVEAFDEKALSEEEPSDNDLAEEELLSQGATQRVLDATQLYLGEIGYSPLLTAEEEVYFARRALRGDVASRRRMIESNLRLVVKIARRYGNRGLALLDLIEEGNLGLIRAVEKFDPERGFRFSTYATWWIRQTIERAIMNQTRTIRLPIHIVKELNVYLRTARELSHKLDHEPSAEEIAEQLDKPVDDVSRMLRLNERITSVDTPLGGDSEKALLDILADEKENGPEDTTQDDDMKQSIVKWLFELNAKQREVLARRFGLLGYEAATLEDVGREIGLTRERVRQIQVEGLRRLREILQTQGLNIEALFRE; from the coding sequence ATGAGTCAGAATACGCTGAAAGTTCATGATTTAAATGAAGACGCGGAATTTGATGAGAACGGAGTAGAGGCTTTTGATGAAAAAGCCTTGAGTGAAGAGGAACCCAGTGATAACGACCTGGCTGAAGAAGAGCTGTTATCGCAAGGGGCCACACAGCGTGTGTTGGACGCGACTCAGCTTTACCTTGGTGAGATTGGGTATTCACCACTGTTAACAGCCGAAGAAGAAGTCTATTTTGCGCGTCGCGCACTGCGTGGAGATGTCGCTTCTCGCCGTCGCATGATTGAGAGTAACCTGCGTCTGGTGGTAAAAATTGCCCGCCGTTATGGCAATCGTGGACTGGCGTTGCTGGACCTGATTGAAGAGGGTAATCTGGGACTTATCCGTGCAGTCGAGAAGTTTGACCCGGAGCGCGGGTTCCGCTTCTCAACATACGCAACCTGGTGGATTCGCCAGACAATCGAACGGGCGATTATGAACCAAACCCGTACGATTCGCCTGCCGATTCACATTGTTAAAGAGCTGAACGTATACCTGCGCACCGCGCGTGAGTTGTCGCATAAACTGGACCACGAACCGAGCGCGGAAGAAATTGCAGAGCAACTGGATAAACCCGTTGATGACGTCAGCCGTATGCTTCGTCTTAATGAGCGTATTACTTCGGTAGACACCCCGCTGGGCGGTGATTCCGAAAAAGCGTTGCTGGACATCCTGGCCGATGAAAAAGAGAACGGTCCGGAAGACACCACGCAAGATGACGATATGAAACAGAGCATCGTCAAATGGCTGTTCGAACTGAACGCCAAACAGCGTGAGGTGCTGGCGCGCCGTTTCGGTCTGCTGGGTTATGAAGCTGCGACACTGGAAGATGTGGGCCGTGAAATCGGTCTTACACGCGAACGTGTTCGTCAGATTCAGGTTGAAGGCCTGCGCCGTCTGCGCGAAATACTGCAGACGCAGGGGCTGAATATCGAAGCGCTGTTCCGCGAATAA
- the nlpD gene encoding murein hydrolase activator NlpD, which translates to MSAGSPKFTVSRIAALSLVSLWLAGCSSSSNPPAPVSSVDGGSSSNTNSGMLITPPPKMGTTTQQTPQQAPQIQPVQRPVTQPAQPQPVAEQPVHMENGRIVYNRQYGNIPKGSYTGGSTYTVKKGDTLFYIAWITGNDFRDLAQRNSIPAPYSLNVGQTLQVGNASGTPITGGNAITQADAAQQGVVTKPAQNSTVAVASQPTITYSESSGEQSANKMLPNNKPAGTVVTAPVTASTVSTTEPNASSTSTSAPISTWRWPTDGKVIENFGASEGGNKGIDIAGSKGQAIVATADGRVVYAGNALRGYGNLIIIKHNDDYLSAYAHNDTMLVREQQEVKAGQKIATMGSTGTSSTRLHFEIRYKGKSVNPLRYLPQR; encoded by the coding sequence ATGAGCGCGGGAAGCCCTAAATTCACCGTTAGTCGCATTGCGGCACTATCACTGGTTTCACTATGGCTGGCAGGTTGTTCCAGTTCGTCAAACCCTCCGGCGCCGGTTTCATCCGTTGACGGTGGTTCATCATCAAATACGAATTCCGGAATGTTGATCACACCGCCGCCAAAAATGGGAACGACGACGCAGCAGACACCGCAACAAGCGCCGCAAATTCAACCTGTTCAGCGCCCTGTTACGCAACCTGCGCAACCCCAGCCTGTCGCGGAACAGCCCGTTCACATGGAAAACGGGCGAATTGTGTACAATCGCCAGTATGGGAATATTCCGAAAGGGAGCTATACCGGGGGCAGTACGTACACCGTGAAAAAGGGCGATACGCTTTTTTATATCGCCTGGATCACCGGGAACGATTTCCGCGATCTGGCCCAGCGAAACAGCATTCCGGCCCCGTATAGCCTGAATGTGGGGCAAACTCTGCAAGTTGGCAACGCATCCGGTACGCCAATTACCGGTGGAAATGCGATCACCCAGGCGGATGCCGCTCAGCAAGGCGTTGTGACCAAACCTGCACAAAATTCCACCGTTGCAGTTGCGTCTCAACCAACAATTACGTATTCTGAGAGCTCAGGTGAACAAAGTGCTAACAAAATGTTGCCGAACAACAAGCCTGCTGGGACAGTTGTCACAGCGCCTGTAACGGCATCTACGGTAAGCACGACCGAACCAAATGCCAGCAGTACGTCAACCAGTGCGCCAATTTCTACATGGCGCTGGCCGACGGATGGCAAAGTGATCGAAAACTTTGGCGCTTCCGAAGGGGGCAATAAAGGGATCGACATCGCAGGCAGTAAGGGACAGGCTATCGTCGCGACCGCAGATGGGCGCGTGGTGTATGCCGGTAACGCACTGCGTGGTTACGGTAATCTTATTATCATCAAACATAACGATGATTACCTGAGCGCCTACGCCCATAATGATACGATGCTGGTCCGGGAACAACAGGAAGTTAAGGCGGGGCAAAAAATCGCTACTATGGGTAGCACCGGCACCAGCTCTACACGCTTGCATTTTGAAATTCGTTACAAGGGGAAATCCGTAAACCCGCTGCGTTATTTACCGCAGCGATAA
- a CDS encoding protein-L-isoaspartate(D-aspartate) O-methyltransferase, with translation MVSGRVQALLEQLRAQGIRDELVLDALAAVPREKFIDEAFEHKAWENIALPIGQGQTISQPYMVARMTELLELTPQSRVLEIGTGSGYQTAILAHLVHHVCSVERIKGLQWQARRRLKQLDLHNVSTRHGDGWQGWQARAPFDAIIVTAAPPEIPAALMAQLDEGGILVLPVGDEQQFLKRVRRRGGEFIIDTVEAVRFVPLIKGELA, from the coding sequence ATGGTAAGTGGACGTGTACAGGCTCTTCTTGAACAATTACGTGCGCAGGGCATCAGAGATGAGCTGGTGCTGGACGCGCTTGCCGCGGTGCCGCGCGAGAAATTTATTGATGAAGCGTTTGAACATAAAGCCTGGGAAAATATCGCTTTGCCGATAGGTCAGGGGCAGACGATTTCGCAGCCCTATATGGTAGCGCGAATGACGGAACTGCTTGAACTGACGCCGCAATCCCGGGTGCTGGAAATTGGCACTGGTTCCGGCTACCAGACGGCGATTCTGGCGCATCTGGTGCATCATGTTTGTTCAGTTGAACGGATTAAAGGGCTGCAATGGCAGGCGCGTCGCCGCCTGAAACAACTCGATTTACATAATGTTTCTACCCGTCACGGCGATGGCTGGCAAGGCTGGCAGGCGCGTGCGCCGTTTGATGCCATTATCGTGACGGCCGCGCCGCCGGAGATTCCTGCCGCGCTCATGGCGCAGTTAGATGAAGGCGGCATTCTTGTTCTGCCCGTGGGCGATGAGCAGCAGTTTTTGAAACGCGTGCGTCGCCGGGGCGGCGAATTTATTATTGATACCGTGGAGGCCGTTCGCTTCGTCCCGCTAATCAAGGGGGAGCTGGCCTAG